The following DNA comes from Pseudomonas triticicola.
CGTCCGCGCCCTGACCGCGTTCATGCCGCAGAGTCGCGGCTGCCGCGTGCGTCTGCGCGAGGAAGTGTTGTCGGGCGTCGAGGAAGTGCTGCTCGAAGGCGTGGCGGACCTGGCAATCACCGGCCTGAGCATTCCCGGCTACCTGGGTGCGGAATTGAGTGATGTCGAGTTCGTTGCCGTCGCCCACCCTGATCATCCGCTGCATCGGCTCAACCGCGAGCTGAGCTTTCAGGATCTGGAAACCCAGATGCAAGTGGTGATCCGCGACTCCGGCCGCCAGCAGCCGCGCGATGTCGGCTGGCTCGGCGCCGAACAGCGCTGGACCGTCGGCAGCCTCGCCACCGCCGCGACCTTTGTCAGCAGCGGCCTGGGCTTTGCCTGGCTACCGCGGCACATGATCGACCGCGAACTCAAGGATGGTTCGCTCAAGCTGCTACCGTTGGACCGAGGCGGCAGCCGCAATTCGAGTTTCTATCTGTATTCGAACAAGGACAAACCCCTGGGCCCGGCCACGCAAATCCTTATCGAATTGTTGCGCACCTTCGACACCTTGCCGCTGGACGCACCGTTTGCCGCACCTGAACAAGCCTGACACGGAGTTCACCGATGGCGTATTTCGAGCACGAAGGTTGCAACCTGCACTACGAGGAATATGGCCACGGTGCGCCGTTGCTGCTGGTTCACGGGCTCGGCTCGAGCACCCTGGACTGGGAAATGCAGATCCCCGCGCTGGCCGCGCACTACCGGGTGATCGTCCCGGACATTCGCGGCCACGGGCGCTCGGACAAACCCCGCGAGCGCTACAGCATCGCCGCATTCAGCGCCGACCTGCTGGCCTTGATCGAACACTTGCGCCTCGGCCCGGTGCACTACGTCGGGCTGTCGATGGGCGGAATGATCGGTTTTCAACTGGCCGTCGATCAGCCGCAGGTGCTCAAGAGCCTGACCATCGTCAACAGCGCACCACAGGTCAAATTGCGCAGCCGCGATGATTATTGGCAGTGGTTCAAGCGCTGGAGCCTGATGCGCCTGCTCAGCCTGGAAACCATTGGCAAAGCCCTCGGCAGCAAGCTTTTTCCCAAGCCGGACAGGCCGACCTGCGACGAAAAATGGCCGAACGCTGGGCAACAAACGACAAACGTGCTTATCTCGCCAGCTTCGATGCGATCGTGGGCTGGGGCGTTCAGGAACGACTTTCCCGGGTGTCCTGTCCAACGCTCGTCATCAGCGCCGACCGTGACTACACGCCGGTGGCGTTAAAGGAAACCTATGTAAAACTGCTGCCGGATGCGCGGCTGGTGGTCATTGACGACTCGCGCCATGCCACCCCGCTCGATCAACCCGAACGCTTCAATCACACGCTGCTGGATTTTCTCGCCACAGCCGACCTTCACTCTCAGGATCACTGACCCATGCTGAAAAAACTCGCCCTCGCCGCCGGCTCCGTACTGTTTGCCGCCAACCTGATGGCTGCTACCCCGGCCAAGGCGCCCCACGTGCTGCTGGACACCACCAACGGCCAGATCGAAATCGAACTGGACCCGGTCAAGGCACCGATCAGCACGAAGAACTTCCTTGAATACGTCGACAGCGGTTTCTACAACAACACCATTTTCCACCGCGTGATCCCGGGTTTCATGGCTCAGGGCGGCGGCTTCACCCAGCAGATGCAACAGAAAGAAACCAAGGCGCCGATCAAGAACGAGGCCAGCAATGGCCTGCACAACGTTCGTGGCACCCTGTCGATGGCGCGTACTTCCAACCCTGATTCGGCGACCAGCCAGTTCTTCATCAACGTTGCCGACAACGCATTCCTCGACCCGGGTCGCGACGCCGGTTACGCGGTGTTCGCCAAAGTGGTCAAGGGCATGGACGTCGTGGACATCATCGTCAACTCGCAGACCACCACCAAACAAGGCATGCAGAACGTGCCTGTCGACCCTGTGATCATCAAGTCGGCCAAGCGCATCGACTGAGTTTCGCCGGGCATATCGAGCGGCGTGGGGCTGAGCCTGCGCCGCTCGCACTGATAAAAGGAGAGCCCGGATTCCGGGCGGTTATCTGATGCTCTATCGCCGTTTCGAACAACTGATCGATATCTTCCGCGACGCCCCGACGGCGTCCCCGCCGGACCGCGTCTGGCCCTTCTACGTCTATTACCTGAAGCAGGTCTGGCCAAGTTTTGCTGCCCTGCTCGTCATCGGCCTGTTTGCCTCGTTGATCGAAGTAGCGTTGTTCAGTTACCTGAGCCGCATCATCGATCTGGCGCAGGGCACGCCCAACCCGAACTTCTTCAGTGACCACGCCCTCGAACTGACGTGGATGCTGGTGGTGGCCCTGGTGCTGCGGCCGATATTTTTCGCCCTCCACGACCTGCTGGTGCACCAGACCCTGAGCCCGGGCATGACCAGCATGATTCGCTGGCAGAACCACAGCTACGTACTCAAGCAGAGCCTGAATTTCTTCCAGAACGACTTCGCCGGGCGCATCGCCCAGCGCATCATGCAGACCGGCAACTCGCTGCGCGATTCTGCCGTGCAAGCGGTCGACGCGCTGTGGCACGTGGTGATCTATGCGATCAGTTCGCTGGTGCTGTTCGCCGAGGCCGACTGGCGCCTGATGATCCCGTTGCTGACCTGGATCGTCGCTTACATCGGCGCGCTGTATTACTTCGTGCCGCGCGTGAAAGAGCGTTCGGTGGAAGCCTCTGACGCGCGCTCGAAATTGATGGGGCGCATCGTCGATGGCTACACCAACATCGCCACGCTGAAATTGTTTGCCCACACCAACTTCGAACAGCACTACGCCAAGGAAGCCATCGAAGAACAGACCGTCAAAGCGCAAATGGCCGGTCGCGTGGTGACCAGCATGGACGTGGCGATTACTACCATGAACGGCCTGCTGATTGTCGGCACCACCGCGCTGGCATTGTGGCTGTGGACGCAGTCGCTGATCACCGTCGGCGCGATTGCCCTGGCCACCGGCTTGGTGATTCGTATCGTCAACATGTCCGGCTGGATCATGTGGGTGGTCACCGGCATTTTCGAAAACATCGGCATGGTCCAGGACGGTCTGCGCACCATCTCGCAACCGGTCAGCGTCACCGACCGCGAGCAGGCCAAACCGCTGGCCGTGGCCTCGGGCGAAGTGCGTTTCGAGCACGTGAATTTTCACTACGGCAAGAAGCGCGGGATCATCGGCGACCTCAATCTGACGATAAAACCGGGGGAGAAAATCGGCTTGATCGGCCCGTCCGGCGCCGGCAAATCTACCCTGGTCAACCTGTTGCTGCGCCTGTATGACGTCGAGGGCGGGCGCATCCTGATCGATGGGCAGAACATCGCCGAAGTCGGCCAGGAAAGCCTGCGCGCGCGGATCGGCATGATCACTCAGGACACCTCGCTGCTGCACCGCTCGATCCGCGACAACTTGCTTTACGGCAAACCGGATGCGACCGATGCCGAGCTGTGGGAGGCGGTGCACAAGGCTCGCGCTGACGAGTTCATTCCACTGCTGTCCGACGCTGAAGGCCGCAGCGGTTTCGATGCGCATGTCGGCGAGCGCGGGGTGAAATTGTCGGGCGGTCAGCGCCAGCGCATCGCGATTGCGCGGGTGCTGCTCAAGGACGCGCCGATCCTGATTATGGACGAAGCCACCTCGGCACTGGATTCGGAAGTCGAAGCGGCGATTCAGGAAAGCCTAGAGACCTTGATGCAGGGCAAAACCGTGATCGCCATCGCCCACCGTCTCTCGACCATCGCGCGCATGGACCGTCTGGTGGTGCTGGAAAACGGCAAGATCGCCGAGAGCGGCACCCACGCCGAACTGCTTGCGCATCGTGGTTTGTATGCACGGTTGTGGGCGCACCAGA
Coding sequences within:
- a CDS encoding LysR family transcriptional regulator, which translates into the protein MKAPRVTLDQWRTLQAVVDHGGFAQAAEALHRSQSSVSYTVARMQDQLGVPLLRIDGRKAVLTEAGGVLLRRSRQLVKQASQLEDLAHHMEQGWEAEVRLVVDAAYPSARIVRALTAFMPQSRGCRVRLREEVLSGVEEVLLEGVADLAITGLSIPGYLGAELSDVEFVAVAHPDHPLHRLNRELSFQDLETQMQVVIRDSGRQQPRDVGWLGAEQRWTVGSLATAATFVSSGLGFAWLPRHMIDRELKDGSLKLLPLDRGGSRNSSFYLYSNKDKPLGPATQILIELLRTFDTLPLDAPFAAPEQA
- a CDS encoding alpha/beta fold hydrolase is translated as MAYFEHEGCNLHYEEYGHGAPLLLVHGLGSSTLDWEMQIPALAAHYRVIVPDIRGHGRSDKPRERYSIAAFSADLLALIEHLRLGPVHYVGLSMGGMIGFQLAVDQPQVLKSLTIVNSAPQVKLRSRDDYWQWFKRWSLMRLLSLETIGKALGSKLFPKPDRPTCDEKWPNAGQQTTNVLISPASMRSWAGAFRNDFPGCPVQRSSSAPTVTTRRWR
- a CDS encoding alpha/beta fold hydrolase, which translates into the protein MALKETYVKLLPDARLVVIDDSRHATPLDQPERFNHTLLDFLATADLHSQDH
- a CDS encoding peptidylprolyl isomerase — protein: MLKKLALAAGSVLFAANLMAATPAKAPHVLLDTTNGQIEIELDPVKAPISTKNFLEYVDSGFYNNTIFHRVIPGFMAQGGGFTQQMQQKETKAPIKNEASNGLHNVRGTLSMARTSNPDSATSQFFINVADNAFLDPGRDAGYAVFAKVVKGMDVVDIIVNSQTTTKQGMQNVPVDPVIIKSAKRID
- a CDS encoding ABC transporter ATP-binding protein, translated to MLYRRFEQLIDIFRDAPTASPPDRVWPFYVYYLKQVWPSFAALLVIGLFASLIEVALFSYLSRIIDLAQGTPNPNFFSDHALELTWMLVVALVLRPIFFALHDLLVHQTLSPGMTSMIRWQNHSYVLKQSLNFFQNDFAGRIAQRIMQTGNSLRDSAVQAVDALWHVVIYAISSLVLFAEADWRLMIPLLTWIVAYIGALYYFVPRVKERSVEASDARSKLMGRIVDGYTNIATLKLFAHTNFEQHYAKEAIEEQTVKAQMAGRVVTSMDVAITTMNGLLIVGTTALALWLWTQSLITVGAIALATGLVIRIVNMSGWIMWVVTGIFENIGMVQDGLRTISQPVSVTDREQAKPLAVASGEVRFEHVNFHYGKKRGIIGDLNLTIKPGEKIGLIGPSGAGKSTLVNLLLRLYDVEGGRILIDGQNIAEVGQESLRARIGMITQDTSLLHRSIRDNLLYGKPDATDAELWEAVHKARADEFIPLLSDAEGRSGFDAHVGERGVKLSGGQRQRIAIARVLLKDAPILIMDEATSALDSEVEAAIQESLETLMQGKTVIAIAHRLSTIARMDRLVVLENGKIAESGTHAELLAHRGLYARLWAHQTGGFVGID